The Tubulanus polymorphus chromosome 6, tnTubPoly1.2, whole genome shotgun sequence genome includes a region encoding these proteins:
- the LOC141907294 gene encoding sialin-like isoform X1: MVNNRTVTVNGTVKERIAPFQWNSKMQGYVLSSFFYGYILTQFAGGYLARRFGAKYLFGGGIAITGLLTLFTPVLAKVNVWVLVASRVLMGICEGVTFPAIHTLWSKWAPPLERSKLAITTFSGAYSGTVVAMIISGLMAEHLNWEAIFYFFGGLAIAWFMVWCLLITESPQTHPSITRLELEYIEHSIGFSDKKADSQATPWKSIFTSLPVMAITVAHFGENWGFYTLLTGLPSFMNNVFHFSLQKSGFLAALPYLVMALAAQLGGNFADCLRGRLGCSTTLVRKLFNAVAFSGQAIFLIIVGFTPNINAAVVSLTLAVGLGGFCYAGFAVNHLDIAPQYAGILMGITNTVATIPGIVSPIITGQIVQHKLASEWRIVFFIAAAIYLASMVVYVIFASGETQQWAKIANGYEVHSTLTDVEEEDEEDEKNETVH; the protein is encoded by the exons ATCGCACCATTTCAATGGAATTCAAAAATGCAAGGATACGTCCTAAGTTCATTTTTCTATGGATATATTCTAACGCAGTTTGCTGGCG gttaTCTGGCTCGAAGATTCGGTGCTAAATACCTATTCGGCGGAGGTATCGCGATAACTGGCTTATTGACGTTGTTTACACCTGTCTTGGCGAAAGTGAACGTCTGGGTGTTAGTCGCCTCTCGTGTTTTGATGGGAATATGTGAG GGTGTCACATTCCCTGCCATCCATACTCTATGGAGTAAATGGGCCCCACCGTTAGAACGAAGTAAACTCGCTATCACTACATTCTCCG GAGCGTACTCGGGCACAGTCGTAGCTATGATAATATCCGGGTTGATGGCCGAACACCTCAACTGGGAGgcgattttctattttttcggCGGATTAGCGATTGCTTGGTTTATGGTTTGGTGTTTGTTGATTACCGAATCTCCGCAGACCCACCCTTCAATCACTCGACTCGAGTTGGAATACATCGAACATAGCATCGgattttcagataaaaaagccgAT AGTCAAGCGACACCGTGGAAATCGATCTTCACATCCCTACCGGTAATGGCTATTACAGTCGCCCATTTCGGAGAGAACTGGGGATTTTATACATTGCTCACCGGCTTGCCGAGTTTTATGAACAATGTTTTCCATTTTTCGCTGCAGAAG TCCGGATTTCTGGCCGCTTTGCCGTATTTGGTGATGGCTTTAGCCGCTCAGCTCGGTGGGAATTTCGCTGACTGCCTGCGAGGACGTCTAGGATGTTCAACTACTCTGGTTCGCAAATTGTTCAACGCGGTTG CATTTTCTGGTCAAGCTATTTTCCTGATTATAGTCGGGTTTACCCCTAATATAAACGCTGCTGTCGTATCGTTGACATTAGCAGTTGGTCTGGGAGGATTCTGTTACGCCGGATTCGCTGTCAATCATCTAGATATCGCCCCTCAG TATGCTGGAATATTGATGGGAATTACCAATACAGTGGCGACTATACCAGGAATTGTTAGTCCTATTATCACCGGGCAAATTGTACAACACAAg ctgGCTTCCGAGTGGCGCATCGTGTTCTTCATCGCTGCCGCTATCTATCTGGCCTCAATGGTCGTCTACGTCATATTCGCTTCCGGTGAAACTCAACAATGGGCCAAGATCGCTAACGGCTACGAGGTCCATTCGACGCTGACCGACGTCGAAGAGGAAGACGAAGAGGACGAAAAGAATGAAACCGTTCATTGA
- the LOC141907294 gene encoding sialin-like isoform X2 has protein sequence MQGYVLSSFFYGYILTQFAGGYLARRFGAKYLFGGGIAITGLLTLFTPVLAKVNVWVLVASRVLMGICEGVTFPAIHTLWSKWAPPLERSKLAITTFSGAYSGTVVAMIISGLMAEHLNWEAIFYFFGGLAIAWFMVWCLLITESPQTHPSITRLELEYIEHSIGFSDKKADSQATPWKSIFTSLPVMAITVAHFGENWGFYTLLTGLPSFMNNVFHFSLQKSGFLAALPYLVMALAAQLGGNFADCLRGRLGCSTTLVRKLFNAVAFSGQAIFLIIVGFTPNINAAVVSLTLAVGLGGFCYAGFAVNHLDIAPQYAGILMGITNTVATIPGIVSPIITGQIVQHKLASEWRIVFFIAAAIYLASMVVYVIFASGETQQWAKIANGYEVHSTLTDVEEEDEEDEKNETVH, from the exons ATGCAAGGATACGTCCTAAGTTCATTTTTCTATGGATATATTCTAACGCAGTTTGCTGGCG gttaTCTGGCTCGAAGATTCGGTGCTAAATACCTATTCGGCGGAGGTATCGCGATAACTGGCTTATTGACGTTGTTTACACCTGTCTTGGCGAAAGTGAACGTCTGGGTGTTAGTCGCCTCTCGTGTTTTGATGGGAATATGTGAG GGTGTCACATTCCCTGCCATCCATACTCTATGGAGTAAATGGGCCCCACCGTTAGAACGAAGTAAACTCGCTATCACTACATTCTCCG GAGCGTACTCGGGCACAGTCGTAGCTATGATAATATCCGGGTTGATGGCCGAACACCTCAACTGGGAGgcgattttctattttttcggCGGATTAGCGATTGCTTGGTTTATGGTTTGGTGTTTGTTGATTACCGAATCTCCGCAGACCCACCCTTCAATCACTCGACTCGAGTTGGAATACATCGAACATAGCATCGgattttcagataaaaaagccgAT AGTCAAGCGACACCGTGGAAATCGATCTTCACATCCCTACCGGTAATGGCTATTACAGTCGCCCATTTCGGAGAGAACTGGGGATTTTATACATTGCTCACCGGCTTGCCGAGTTTTATGAACAATGTTTTCCATTTTTCGCTGCAGAAG TCCGGATTTCTGGCCGCTTTGCCGTATTTGGTGATGGCTTTAGCCGCTCAGCTCGGTGGGAATTTCGCTGACTGCCTGCGAGGACGTCTAGGATGTTCAACTACTCTGGTTCGCAAATTGTTCAACGCGGTTG CATTTTCTGGTCAAGCTATTTTCCTGATTATAGTCGGGTTTACCCCTAATATAAACGCTGCTGTCGTATCGTTGACATTAGCAGTTGGTCTGGGAGGATTCTGTTACGCCGGATTCGCTGTCAATCATCTAGATATCGCCCCTCAG TATGCTGGAATATTGATGGGAATTACCAATACAGTGGCGACTATACCAGGAATTGTTAGTCCTATTATCACCGGGCAAATTGTACAACACAAg ctgGCTTCCGAGTGGCGCATCGTGTTCTTCATCGCTGCCGCTATCTATCTGGCCTCAATGGTCGTCTACGTCATATTCGCTTCCGGTGAAACTCAACAATGGGCCAAGATCGCTAACGGCTACGAGGTCCATTCGACGCTGACCGACGTCGAAGAGGAAGACGAAGAGGACGAAAAGAATGAAACCGTTCATTGA